A portion of the Staphylococcus felis genome contains these proteins:
- the racE gene encoding glutamate racemase, giving the protein MDKPIGVMDSGVGGLTVAKEIMRQLPNERIYYLGDVGRCPYGPRDQEEVKQFTIEMASFLTQFDIKMLVIACNTATAVALDTLQKNLKIPVIGVIEPGARTAIMTTKNQSVLVLGTEGTVRSGAYRKHIQNINPNVEVRGVACPGFVPLVEEMKYKDPTITNIVIHQTLKTWRQTDADTVILGCTHYPLLYQPIFDYFGKNKTVISSGLETAREVSALLTFSHEHASYTPEPKHRFFANGDVLHMTYIIKEWLKINTDVERIFLGKESLNNERYCNSLVK; this is encoded by the coding sequence ATGGATAAACCTATTGGTGTTATGGACTCCGGCGTAGGAGGACTTACTGTAGCCAAAGAAATTATGCGTCAACTTCCGAATGAGCGGATTTATTATTTAGGCGATGTTGGCAGATGTCCGTATGGTCCTAGGGATCAAGAAGAAGTGAAGCAGTTCACTATTGAAATGGCATCTTTTTTGACGCAATTTGATATCAAAATGCTTGTAATAGCATGTAATACAGCAACAGCAGTCGCACTAGATACACTTCAGAAAAATTTAAAAATACCTGTGATAGGTGTAATAGAGCCGGGAGCAAGAACAGCAATTATGACGACAAAAAATCAAAGTGTTCTTGTTTTAGGAACTGAAGGTACAGTCAGATCGGGTGCATATCGAAAGCACATACAAAACATTAATCCGAATGTAGAAGTGCGGGGTGTTGCATGTCCGGGATTTGTTCCTCTTGTAGAAGAGATGAAGTATAAGGATCCCACAATCACAAATATTGTCATTCATCAAACGTTAAAAACATGGCGACAGACTGACGCAGACACTGTGATATTAGGATGCACACATTATCCATTGCTATATCAGCCTATCTTTGATTATTTTGGGAAAAATAAAACTGTGATTTCGTCTGGTCTTGAAACAGCGAGGGAAGTGAGTGCTTTGCTAACATTTAGTCATGAACACGCGAGTTATACCCCAGAGCCTAAACATAGGTTTTTTGCGAATGGTGATGTTTTACACATGACATATATTATTAAAGAATGGTTGAAAATTAATACTGATGTTGAACGAATATTTTTAGGCAAGGAGTCATTGAATAATGAAAGATATTGTAATAGCCTCGTCAAATAA
- a CDS encoding YfcE family phosphodiesterase, producing the protein MYKLIVVSDNHSEPGVLYDIYDKHDDADAYFHLGDSEFEYNDTELSLYKRVKGNMDFYPEFPESKIEQYGDIKVFITHGHLYGVNASRENLAQQAANQHAQFAFYGHTHIARYEHIHNVHLINPGSISKSRSHIEETYCEVKIENKSAIINFRNRQHEIIKSIRIDVI; encoded by the coding sequence ATGTATAAATTGATAGTCGTAAGTGATAACCATTCAGAACCGGGTGTTTTATATGACATTTATGATAAGCATGACGATGCGGATGCATATTTTCATTTAGGAGATTCTGAATTTGAATATAATGATACAGAACTTAGTCTTTATAAACGTGTAAAGGGAAATATGGACTTTTATCCCGAATTTCCAGAATCGAAAATCGAACAATATGGTGACATCAAAGTATTTATTACGCACGGCCATTTATATGGTGTTAATGCATCGCGTGAAAATTTGGCGCAACAAGCTGCAAATCAACATGCACAGTTTGCTTTTTATGGACATACACATATCGCTAGATATGAACATATTCATAACGTGCATCTCATTAATCCAGGTAGTATTTCTAAGTCGAGAAGTCATATTGAAGAAACATATTGTGAAGTGAAAATTGAAAATAAATCGGCTATTATTAACTTTAGAAACCGACAACATGAAATTATAAAATCCATACGTATTGATGTTATTTAA
- a CDS encoding XTP/dITP diphosphatase has protein sequence MKDIVIASSNKGKINDFKVIFADYNVIGINELLEDFDVEETGVTFEENARLKSEAAAKVLNKTVIADDSGLEITALNGAPGVYSARYAGIHKSDEDNIDKVLHELNDKTDRDARFVCVISMTTAQGETHTFRGTVEGEITLSRIGENGFGYDPIFYVIEMKKTMAQLTPEEKSEISHRRKAIDQLQTFIEGED, from the coding sequence ATGAAAGATATTGTAATAGCCTCGTCAAATAAAGGAAAAATTAACGATTTTAAAGTCATCTTTGCGGATTATAATGTGATAGGCATCAATGAATTGCTTGAAGACTTTGATGTAGAAGAAACAGGCGTCACATTTGAAGAGAATGCACGATTAAAATCAGAAGCTGCTGCAAAAGTGCTCAACAAAACGGTCATAGCCGACGATAGTGGTTTAGAGATCACTGCATTAAACGGGGCACCTGGTGTTTATTCAGCACGATATGCAGGCATTCATAAAAGTGATGAAGATAATATAGATAAAGTGCTACATGAGTTAAATGACAAAACAGATCGAGACGCACGATTTGTATGTGTGATTAGTATGACTACAGCTCAAGGTGAAACACATACCTTTAGAGGTACTGTGGAAGGTGAGATTACATTAAGTCGAATTGGAGAAAACGGATTCGGTTACGACCCTATTTTTTATGTGATAGAAATGAAAAAAACAATGGCTCAATTAACACCAGAAGAAAAATCAGAAATAAGTCACCGTCGTAAAGCAATTGATCAACTACAAACATTTATTGAAGGTGAAGATTGA
- a CDS encoding ATP-binding cassette domain-containing protein: MYSHRICPTKCRRFKETISSSIHNIGHLIDYPAFYSNLTCKENLDLHAKYIGVKDLNIDRLLSTVNLQEAKNKKFKNLSMGMKQRLGIAKTLIGNSSLILLDEPSNGLDPMGIKDIRNIILKEVKKEQRITIVSSHHLNELSEFTDIFVFIQNGKIVSHLKNSKNYYSLIEISEDINHLDFTSHNEYSIIKSNGNYYILADYNDLIKYYSHASKMNFEDIYLKIMDMNIEEAYLK, encoded by the coding sequence ATCTATTCTCATAGAATTTGTCCAACTAAGTGTAGACGATTCAAGGAGACAATATCTTCATCAATACATAATATTGGTCATTTAATCGATTATCCTGCCTTTTACTCTAATTTAACCTGTAAAGAGAATCTTGATTTACATGCTAAATATATTGGCGTCAAAGATTTAAATATTGACAGATTGTTATCGACAGTCAACTTACAAGAAGCCAAAAATAAAAAATTCAAAAATCTATCTATGGGAATGAAACAACGGCTAGGCATAGCTAAAACATTAATAGGAAATTCAAGCCTAATATTATTGGATGAACCCTCAAATGGTTTAGATCCAATGGGAATTAAAGATATAAGAAATATTATACTCAAAGAAGTAAAAAAAGAACAAAGAATTACCATCGTTTCTAGTCATCATTTAAATGAATTATCAGAGTTTACCGATATATTTGTTTTCATTCAAAATGGGAAAATAGTATCACATTTAAAAAATAGTAAAAATTATTATAGTCTTATTGAAATATCAGAAGATATAAATCATTTAGATTTCACTAGCCATAATGAATACTCAATTATCAAAAGTAATGGAAATTATTATATTTTAGCAGACTACAATGATCTAATTAAATATTATAGCCATGCTTCAAAAATGAATTTTGAAGATATATATTTAAAAATTATGGACATGAACATAGAGGAGGCTTATTTAAAATGA
- a CDS encoding sodium-dependent transporter codes for MRKSKNTWSSQLAFIISSAGAAIGIGAIWKFPYMAGQFGGGLFLLSFLLFTFLIGVPLLISEFIIGRASGKNAVKAYDTLSPTPFWKITGRLGVVGCFLLLSFYSVVGGWILIYSYLGVTNNIISQNNNYEALFNDIIGNSYIVLLGVFIFIILNMVVLYFGVKKGIEKVSKVLFPAMLMIFIILVVKALTLSDAGKGLEFFFGIHPEKFSTEGLLYALGQSFFSLAVGFSCMVTYSSYLSKKENIPRAAVSVATMNIIVSILAGVTIFPIVYSFNFEPTAGPGLLFIVLPSIFSKMAFGSLFLAAFLLLFLFATLTSSFSLFEVIIAAFNPRDKGRGKIVFIIGLIVFLSTIPASLSFGTLSHVTVAGKSIFDATDYLVSNILLPIGCLLISLFVSFRMDKAMILEEFTNNHTKAMIYFKIWKFLVRYIVPVLIIIVMLFSL; via the coding sequence ATGAGAAAATCAAAAAATACATGGTCTTCACAACTGGCTTTCATCATCTCCTCAGCCGGAGCGGCAATTGGGATTGGTGCGATATGGAAGTTTCCATATATGGCTGGACAGTTTGGTGGAGGTTTGTTTCTTCTCTCTTTTCTTCTTTTTACTTTTTTAATTGGAGTTCCCTTATTAATATCAGAATTTATTATAGGTAGAGCTTCAGGAAAAAATGCAGTAAAAGCTTATGACACTCTGAGTCCGACACCATTTTGGAAGATAACAGGGAGATTAGGTGTTGTTGGGTGTTTCTTATTATTATCGTTTTACAGCGTGGTAGGCGGATGGATACTTATTTATAGCTATTTAGGAGTTACAAATAATATCATATCGCAAAATAATAATTATGAAGCACTATTCAATGATATTATAGGCAATTCATACATAGTTTTATTAGGTGTATTTATTTTTATTATTTTAAATATGGTCGTGCTCTATTTTGGTGTTAAAAAAGGGATTGAAAAAGTAAGCAAAGTACTTTTTCCAGCTATGTTAATGATTTTTATCATTTTAGTTGTGAAAGCTCTGACTTTGTCTGATGCTGGGAAAGGATTAGAGTTCTTTTTTGGCATTCATCCTGAAAAATTTAGTACTGAAGGTTTATTGTACGCTTTAGGTCAATCCTTTTTCTCATTAGCAGTTGGTTTTTCTTGTATGGTGACCTATAGTTCTTATCTAAGCAAAAAAGAAAATATTCCACGTGCAGCCGTGAGTGTTGCTACAATGAATATTATTGTTTCTATTCTTGCTGGTGTCACTATTTTTCCAATCGTTTACAGTTTTAATTTTGAACCAACAGCAGGGCCGGGATTACTTTTTATCGTACTACCGAGTATTTTTTCTAAAATGGCATTTGGATCGCTATTTTTAGCAGCGTTTCTATTATTATTTTTATTTGCAACTTTAACTTCATCATTTAGTTTATTTGAAGTGATTATTGCAGCTTTTAATCCGAGAGATAAAGGTAGAGGTAAAATCGTATTTATCATTGGATTGATCGTGTTTTTATCAACAATACCTGCAAGCCTCTCTTTTGGTACGTTGAGTCATGTGACAGTAGCAGGAAAATCAATTTTTGATGCGACTGATTATTTAGTAAGTAACATACTATTACCAATTGGTTGTTTGTTAATATCATTATTTGTTTCATTCCGAATGGATAAAGCAATGATTTTAGAAGAGTTTACGAATAATCACACTAAAGCGATGATATATTTCAAGATATGGAAATTTTTAGTAAGATATATTGTTCCCGTATTGATTATTATCGTAATGTTATTTTCGCTTTAA
- a CDS encoding succinate dehydrogenase cytochrome b558 subunit, whose product MAQSQNQFYLRRLHSLLGVIPLGAFLLVHLMVNHQATQGVEAFNKAAGFMDSLPFLYALEFIMIYIPILYHAIYGIYIAFTATHNIGHYSYTRNWLFLFQRISGLLTFLFVMIHLWQTRIQKLFGEEVNYDMIHDIVTNPFWLIFYIVCIIAVVFHFANGLWSFLVTWGILQSPKSQSVFTWISLIIFIVVSYIGVSAILAFV is encoded by the coding sequence TTGGCACAATCTCAGAATCAATTCTACCTTAGACGTTTACATTCTTTGTTAGGTGTAATTCCTTTAGGTGCGTTCTTATTAGTGCATTTAATGGTTAACCATCAGGCGACACAAGGGGTAGAAGCATTTAACAAAGCAGCTGGTTTTATGGATTCATTACCATTTTTATATGCTTTAGAATTTATTATGATTTATATACCAATTTTATACCATGCAATTTACGGTATTTATATTGCGTTTACGGCGACTCATAATATCGGGCATTATTCATATACACGTAACTGGCTATTCTTGTTTCAACGTATATCGGGATTACTTACATTTTTATTCGTTATGATTCACTTATGGCAAACACGTATTCAAAAGTTATTTGGAGAAGAAGTCAATTACGATATGATTCATGATATCGTTACAAACCCGTTTTGGCTTATTTTCTATATCGTTTGTATTATTGCTGTAGTGTTCCACTTTGCGAATGGTTTATGGTCATTTTTAGTGACTTGGGGTATTTTACAATCTCCAAAATCACAAAGCGTTTTTACTTGGATATCATTAATTATTTTCATCGTGGTTTCATATATTGGTGTAAGTGCAATCTTGGCATTCGTTTAA
- the sdhA gene encoding succinate dehydrogenase flavoprotein subunit has protein sequence MAEKKIIVVGGGLAGLMATIKAAEQGAHVDLFSIVPVKRSHSVCAQGGINGAVNTKGEGDSPWIHFDDTVYGGDFLADQPPVQKMTEAAPKIIHLLDRMGVMFNRTKEGLLDFRRFGGTLHHRTAFAGATTGQQLLYALDEQVRSFEVDGLVTKYEGWEFLGVVKDDENAARGIVAQNITTSEIQSFGSDAVIMATGGPGIIFGKTTNSMINTGSAASIVYQQGVKYANGEFIQIHPTAIPGDDKLRLMSESARGEGGRIWTYKDGKPWYFLEEKYPDYGNLVPRDIATREIFDVCVNQKLGINGENMVYLDLSHKDPHELDVKLGGIIEIYEKFTGDDPRKVPMKIFPAVHYSMGGLYVDYDQMTNIEGLFAAGECDFSQHGGNRLGANSLLSAIYGGSVAGPNAVKYVENIEKSYVDLDEDIYRKREDEEQERFDQLLNMKGTENAYKLHRELGEIMTANVTVVRHNEKLLETDKKIVELMKRYEDIDMEDTSQWSNQAVFFTRQLWNMLVLARVITIGAYNRNESRGAHYKPEFPDRNDEEWLKHTLAEYKGRHEKPEFSYKPVDVSLIEPRKRDYTSKSKGGKK, from the coding sequence ATGGCAGAGAAGAAAATTATTGTTGTCGGTGGAGGACTTGCCGGTCTAATGGCAACAATTAAAGCAGCAGAACAGGGTGCACATGTTGATTTATTCTCAATTGTTCCTGTTAAACGCTCTCATTCAGTTTGTGCACAGGGCGGAATTAATGGAGCGGTGAATACTAAAGGTGAAGGAGATTCCCCATGGATTCACTTTGATGATACAGTTTATGGGGGGGACTTCTTAGCTGATCAACCTCCTGTTCAAAAAATGACAGAAGCAGCACCGAAAATTATTCACTTACTAGACCGTATGGGCGTTATGTTTAATCGAACAAAAGAAGGTTTATTAGACTTCCGTCGTTTTGGTGGGACTTTGCATCATAGAACGGCATTTGCTGGTGCGACGACTGGCCAACAGTTATTATACGCTTTAGATGAACAAGTGCGTAGTTTCGAAGTGGATGGCTTGGTGACTAAATATGAAGGTTGGGAATTTTTAGGCGTCGTAAAAGATGATGAGAATGCCGCACGCGGTATCGTTGCTCAAAATATCACCACTTCTGAAATTCAATCATTTGGTTCCGATGCAGTCATTATGGCAACAGGTGGGCCTGGTATTATATTTGGTAAAACAACTAATTCAATGATTAATACAGGGTCAGCAGCATCTATTGTTTATCAGCAAGGGGTCAAATACGCGAATGGAGAATTCATCCAAATTCACCCAACAGCGATTCCTGGTGATGATAAGTTACGTTTAATGAGTGAATCAGCTCGTGGTGAAGGAGGGCGTATTTGGACGTATAAAGACGGTAAACCTTGGTATTTCTTAGAAGAGAAATATCCAGATTACGGTAACCTTGTGCCGCGTGACATTGCGACTCGTGAAATTTTCGATGTCTGTGTTAATCAAAAATTAGGTATTAACGGTGAAAACATGGTCTATCTTGACTTATCTCATAAAGATCCACATGAATTAGATGTTAAATTAGGTGGTATTATTGAGATTTATGAAAAATTCACAGGTGATGATCCACGTAAAGTGCCGATGAAAATCTTCCCAGCAGTCCACTATTCAATGGGTGGTTTATATGTTGATTACGATCAAATGACGAACATTGAAGGTTTATTCGCTGCTGGAGAGTGTGATTTCTCTCAACACGGTGGTAACCGTTTAGGTGCGAATTCACTACTGTCAGCAATATATGGTGGTAGTGTTGCAGGTCCAAATGCCGTAAAATATGTTGAAAATATCGAGAAATCTTATGTTGATTTAGATGAAGATATATATCGTAAACGTGAAGATGAAGAGCAAGAGCGATTTGATCAATTGCTTAACATGAAAGGAACTGAAAATGCCTACAAACTTCATCGCGAACTAGGAGAAATCATGACTGCTAATGTGACAGTCGTTCGACACAATGAGAAATTACTTGAAACTGACAAAAAAATCGTTGAATTAATGAAGCGTTATGAAGATATTGATATGGAAGATACTTCACAATGGAGTAACCAAGCTGTATTCTTTACACGTCAATTATGGAACATGCTTGTGTTAGCACGTGTTATTACGATTGGAGCATATAACCGTAACGAATCACGTGGTGCACACTATAAGCCAGAATTTCCTGATCGTAACGATGAAGAATGGTTAAAACATACATTAGCTGAATACAAAGGGCGCCACGAAAAGCCAGAATTCAGCTACAAACCTGTCGATGTTAGCTTAATCGAACCTCGTAAACGTGACTACACAAGTAAGTCAAAAGGGGGTAAAAAATAA
- a CDS encoding ABC transporter permease, which yields MMTFIKNEFTKVKSEKFIIIVCLLSLIPFTMNIANFFINSKDLSLIGGFYFRFYNQNFMIIPIAMGIIGSSIFYIEFKNHTLLNWLAYSGNKYKLFFSKLLVSLLYCLFLYAINLTLLLAFYLIQGRPLRDLMLIFVSFTLFNILLIIFMIPLSITAVIITKNYIVSIVLSIGIAMVSMILMPAPFANLIPTTLSYRLGLATIDSSIGFDSPNSVIIGIVVLVGVSLLLIILGSRNLKIK from the coding sequence ATGATGACTTTCATTAAAAATGAATTCACTAAAGTTAAGAGCGAAAAATTTATTATAATTGTTTGCTTGCTAAGCCTTATTCCATTCACCATGAATATCGCTAATTTTTTTATAAATAGTAAAGATTTATCTTTAATAGGAGGTTTTTACTTCAGATTTTATAACCAAAATTTTATGATTATTCCTATCGCTATGGGCATTATTGGCTCTTCAATATTTTATATAGAATTTAAAAATCACACTCTATTAAATTGGCTTGCTTACTCAGGGAATAAATATAAATTATTTTTTTCTAAACTTTTAGTATCTTTATTATATTGCCTATTTCTGTATGCAATTAACTTAACATTATTATTAGCTTTTTACTTAATACAAGGGCGACCATTAAGGGATTTAATGCTAATATTTGTTAGTTTTACCTTATTTAATATTCTTTTAATTATTTTTATGATACCGTTATCAATAACTGCAGTAATCATAACAAAGAATTATATTGTGTCAATAGTATTATCTATTGGCATTGCTATGGTTTCTATGATTCTAATGCCCGCGCCATTTGCCAATTTAATACCTACTACATTAAGTTATAGATTAGGATTAGCAACAATTGATTCTTCAATAGGCTTTGATTCGCCCAACAGTGTTATCATTGGTATCGTAGTATTAGTTGGCGTCTCATTACTATTAATTATTTTAGGTTCACGCAATTTGAAAATTAAATAG
- the uvrC gene encoding excinuclease ABC subunit UvrC, producing the protein MEDVKTKIRQKLSVLPMEPGCYLMKDRQGQVIYVGKAKRLRNRVRSYFTGAHDTKTTRLVKEIVDFEYIVTSSETESLLLELNLIKKYQPRYNVLLKDDKSYPFIKITNERHPKLIVTRRVKKGSGKYFGPYPNAYSAQETKKLLDRIYPFRKCDKMPDRLCLYYHIGQCLGPCVYPVNQSEYEKMSKEIADFLNGEDKTILDHLETRMMKASENLEFEQAKEYRDLIEHIHNLTKKQKIMSSDQTVRDVFGYSVYKGWMCIQVFFIRQGNLIEREATKFPLQQTPEEEFYTFIGQFYQLNQHFLPKEVHIPKGMDKEMIASVVDTTIVTPQRGQKKQLIDMANKNAYISLENKFEMIARDESRTIKAIEQLGDAMGIQTPIRIEAFDNSNIQGVDPVSAMVTFLDGKPDKKSYRKYKIKTVKGPDDYKSMQEAVRRRYKRVLNEGLPLPDLIIVDGGKGHMSTVINVLENELGLDIPVAGLAKNDKHQTSELLYGENAQVIPLKKNSQAFYLLQRIQDEVHRFAISFHRQTRAKTGMQSILDQVEGIGPKRKTKLLRTFGSIKKMREATIDELKQSGLPEKTAQILLETLNDKDV; encoded by the coding sequence ATGGAAGATGTGAAAACAAAAATAAGGCAAAAGTTATCTGTATTGCCAATGGAGCCAGGATGCTACTTAATGAAGGATAGACAAGGTCAGGTCATTTACGTTGGTAAAGCAAAACGGTTAAGAAATCGAGTGAGGTCCTATTTTACTGGTGCACATGATACTAAAACAACACGTCTAGTTAAAGAAATTGTTGATTTTGAATATATTGTAACATCGAGTGAAACGGAGTCTTTGTTACTTGAATTAAACTTAATCAAAAAGTATCAACCTCGATATAATGTATTACTTAAAGATGATAAAAGTTATCCCTTTATCAAAATTACAAATGAGCGCCACCCTAAATTAATCGTGACACGCCGAGTGAAAAAGGGAAGCGGTAAATATTTTGGTCCATATCCGAATGCCTATTCAGCACAAGAAACCAAAAAGTTACTTGATCGCATCTATCCATTTCGTAAATGTGATAAAATGCCAGATCGGTTATGTTTGTATTATCATATTGGGCAATGCTTAGGACCGTGTGTTTATCCAGTTAATCAATCAGAATATGAAAAAATGTCGAAAGAAATAGCTGACTTTCTTAATGGTGAGGATAAAACGATTTTAGACCATTTAGAGACACGGATGATGAAAGCTAGTGAAAATTTGGAATTCGAACAAGCGAAAGAATATCGTGATCTTATTGAGCATATTCACAATTTAACGAAAAAGCAAAAAATCATGTCTTCTGATCAAACAGTACGAGATGTTTTTGGTTATAGTGTGTATAAAGGATGGATGTGTATTCAAGTCTTCTTCATCAGACAAGGGAATTTAATTGAGCGTGAGGCGACAAAGTTTCCCCTTCAGCAAACACCAGAGGAAGAATTTTACACCTTTATCGGGCAATTTTATCAGTTGAATCAACATTTCTTACCTAAAGAAGTACATATCCCAAAAGGAATGGACAAAGAGATGATTGCTTCAGTAGTAGATACGACAATAGTTACACCACAACGAGGTCAAAAGAAGCAATTGATTGATATGGCTAATAAGAATGCATATATTTCGCTTGAAAATAAATTTGAAATGATTGCAAGAGATGAATCAAGAACGATTAAAGCAATAGAACAGCTTGGTGATGCGATGGGAATCCAAACCCCTATTAGAATTGAAGCATTTGATAATTCAAATATTCAAGGGGTGGATCCAGTGTCAGCCATGGTCACATTTTTGGATGGTAAGCCAGATAAAAAGTCCTACCGTAAATATAAAATTAAAACAGTGAAAGGGCCGGATGATTATAAGTCGATGCAAGAAGCGGTAAGACGACGATATAAGCGAGTGCTTAATGAAGGACTACCATTACCAGATTTAATTATTGTTGATGGTGGTAAAGGCCATATGTCAACTGTCATAAATGTTTTAGAAAACGAATTAGGTTTAGATATACCTGTAGCAGGACTGGCTAAAAATGATAAACATCAAACGTCAGAGTTACTATATGGAGAAAATGCGCAAGTTATTCCTTTGAAGAAAAATAGTCAAGCATTTTATTTATTACAGCGCATTCAAGATGAAGTTCATCGATTTGCAATATCATTTCATCGTCAAACAAGAGCAAAAACCGGAATGCAATCAATACTAGATCAAGTAGAAGGCATAGGACCTAAACGTAAGACTAAGCTGTTGCGCACATTTGGATCTATTAAGAAAATGAGAGAAGCGACAATTGACGAATTAAAACAAAGTGGTTTACCAGAAAAAACAGCTCAAATTTTATTGGAAACATTAAATGATAAAGATGTATAA
- the sdhB gene encoding succinate dehydrogenase iron-sulfur subunit — MTETQDKQVAVNHGQDQNQNKTIKIIVKRQKDPKSTPYEETFVIPYRENMNVIAALMEIRRNPVTESGEKTTPVTWDMNCLEEVCGACSMVINGRARQSCSAIIDQLEQPIRLEPMNTFPVVRDLQVDRTRMFDNLKRMKAWVPIDGTYDLGPGPRMPEKKRQTAYELSKCMTCGVCLEVCPNVTTNNDFVGAQAISQVRLFNLHPTGSMTKDERLDALMLHGGLQACGNSQNCVQACPKGIPLTTSIAALNRETSFHMFKSFFGSDHKVQ, encoded by the coding sequence ATGACTGAAACTCAAGACAAACAAGTAGCAGTAAATCATGGACAAGACCAAAACCAAAATAAAACAATTAAAATTATTGTTAAACGACAAAAAGATCCCAAGTCAACACCTTATGAAGAAACATTTGTGATTCCTTATCGTGAAAATATGAATGTTATTGCAGCGTTAATGGAAATTCGTCGTAATCCAGTTACTGAGAGCGGTGAAAAAACAACACCAGTAACATGGGATATGAACTGTTTAGAGGAAGTGTGTGGAGCTTGTTCGATGGTAATCAACGGTCGTGCACGTCAATCATGTTCTGCAATTATCGATCAACTTGAACAACCTATCCGTTTAGAACCAATGAACACATTCCCTGTCGTACGTGATTTACAAGTCGATCGTACACGTATGTTCGACAATCTCAAACGTATGAAAGCGTGGGTGCCAATTGATGGAACTTATGATTTAGGTCCAGGACCACGTATGCCCGAGAAAAAACGTCAAACGGCATATGAACTTTCAAAATGTATGACTTGTGGTGTTTGTTTGGAAGTGTGTCCTAACGTAACGACTAACAATGATTTTGTGGGTGCACAAGCCATTTCTCAAGTTCGTTTGTTTAACCTACACCCAACAGGCTCAATGACAAAGGATGAACGTTTAGATGCGTTAATGTTACATGGAGGATTGCAAGCATGCGGAAACTCACAAAACTGTGTACAAGCTTGTCCAAAAGGAATTCCATTAACAACATCTATTGCAGCATTAAATAGAGAAACATCGTTCCATATGTTTAAATCATTCTTCGGTTCAGACCATAAAGTACAATAA